In Sphingomonas psychrotolerans, the following proteins share a genomic window:
- a CDS encoding beta-N-acetylhexosaminidase, protein MQVVGVRQVRHLGWTVLLCGSAVVAQPADPLPLTPLPQSIVRETGSFTISDGAIVGVVPGDAGATAAARVLAAHVKIERGLTLASRVGKGAITLVRDASVQGDEAYRLVVNGQGIRVSASGNRGLLYGAMTVAQLLSPDRGFGKPVKVPAVTIEDAPRFGWRGLMLDPVRHFQPIESIYAVVDQMASVKLNTLHLHLTDDQGWRFEVKRYPKLTEIGGWRTPPSTGGAPGAKVGGFYTQEQLKALVAYAAERGITIVPEIDLPGHAQALVAAYPEFGVFGDRPEVSHDWGVNPYLFDPGPKGVAFVKEVLDEVVAVFPGSYIHLGGDEAVKDQWERSPRVQAQIKALGLKDENQLQSWMIDEFGTYLASKGRRLIGWDEILEGGLPPSASVMSWRGEKGAVDAANQNHDVVLTPAPTLYLDSLQSDRSDEPPGRLSIQTLADVYKYEPMPAGIDAANAKHILGAQGNAWSEYLATPYQVQHMIFPRAAAIAEITWSAKEKRDFTSFLGRLDPQIQRWRRSGVEVADSAFAVGYHLEGTPGEALRANRVRVALATQAPYGTIRYTLDGKVPTAKSPAYKAPLSLKPGVTIQAAAFDAAGNTTARPRSFDSSRAALLTKTSSELVACPRGAFGLRVPLTSEATENAPVFNVNLFDTCSAYPAAPLDVAKSFTVDVARLARHYGLAHEARALRSHFNVTTHGELVISARCIAAAKDKTIKPIVVASFPLPDPKTAPTQFSFSGTLPAMAGDEDLCFQFTSPLSDPFYAVERATLRESAK, encoded by the coding sequence ATGCAGGTTGTTGGAGTGCGGCAGGTCCGTCATCTTGGTTGGACAGTGTTGCTGTGCGGTTCCGCGGTAGTGGCGCAACCCGCCGATCCGCTTCCGCTGACGCCTCTCCCCCAATCGATCGTGCGCGAGACGGGCAGCTTCACAATAAGCGACGGTGCCATCGTCGGCGTGGTGCCGGGCGATGCGGGCGCGACGGCCGCGGCGCGCGTGCTCGCCGCGCACGTGAAGATCGAGCGCGGGCTCACGCTGGCGTCGCGCGTCGGCAAGGGGGCAATCACCCTCGTCCGCGACGCCTCGGTGCAGGGGGACGAGGCCTATCGCCTCGTGGTGAACGGGCAGGGCATCCGCGTCAGTGCCTCGGGAAACCGCGGGCTGCTCTATGGCGCGATGACCGTCGCGCAGCTGCTGAGTCCGGATCGCGGCTTCGGCAAGCCGGTCAAGGTGCCGGCGGTGACGATCGAGGATGCGCCTCGCTTCGGCTGGCGCGGTCTGATGCTCGATCCGGTGCGCCACTTTCAGCCGATCGAATCGATCTACGCGGTGGTCGATCAGATGGCCTCGGTGAAGCTCAACACACTGCACCTCCACCTCACCGACGATCAGGGCTGGCGCTTCGAAGTGAAGCGTTACCCCAAGCTCACCGAGATCGGCGGATGGCGCACCCCGCCCTCGACCGGCGGCGCGCCGGGAGCAAAGGTCGGCGGCTTCTACACGCAGGAGCAGCTCAAGGCTTTGGTCGCCTATGCCGCCGAACGCGGCATCACCATCGTTCCGGAGATCGATCTGCCCGGCCATGCCCAGGCGCTCGTTGCCGCCTATCCCGAGTTCGGGGTGTTCGGTGACCGGCCCGAAGTGTCGCACGATTGGGGGGTCAATCCCTATCTGTTCGATCCCGGACCCAAGGGTGTCGCCTTCGTCAAGGAAGTGCTCGACGAAGTAGTGGCGGTGTTCCCGGGCAGCTATATTCATCTCGGCGGCGACGAGGCGGTCAAGGACCAATGGGAACGCTCGCCACGGGTTCAGGCGCAGATCAAGGCACTTGGGCTCAAGGACGAAAACCAGCTGCAGAGCTGGATGATCGACGAGTTCGGCACCTATCTGGCGAGCAAGGGGCGGCGGCTGATCGGCTGGGACGAGATCCTCGAAGGCGGGCTGCCGCCTTCGGCTTCGGTAATGTCGTGGCGCGGGGAGAAGGGTGCGGTCGACGCGGCCAACCAGAATCACGACGTGGTGCTGACTCCGGCGCCGACTCTATATCTCGACAGCCTGCAGAGCGACCGCAGCGACGAGCCGCCGGGCCGCCTCTCGATCCAGACGCTTGCAGACGTCTATAAATACGAGCCGATGCCCGCGGGCATCGATGCCGCGAACGCCAAGCATATTCTCGGTGCGCAGGGCAATGCGTGGAGCGAATATCTGGCGACGCCGTATCAGGTGCAGCATATGATCTTCCCGCGCGCCGCCGCGATCGCCGAGATCACGTGGTCGGCCAAAGAGAAGCGCGACTTTACGAGCTTCCTTGGCCGGCTCGATCCACAGATCCAGCGCTGGCGGCGCTCGGGGGTGGAAGTCGCCGACAGCGCCTTCGCAGTGGGGTATCATCTCGAAGGCACGCCGGGCGAGGCGCTCCGCGCGAACCGGGTGCGCGTCGCGCTGGCGACGCAAGCGCCTTATGGCACGATCCGCTATACGCTCGACGGCAAGGTGCCCACGGCGAAATCGCCTGCGTACAAGGCGCCGCTGTCGCTCAAGCCGGGTGTGACGATCCAGGCGGCCGCATTCGATGCCGCGGGCAACACGACCGCCCGTCCGCGCAGCTTCGACAGCAGCCGGGCGGCGTTGCTCACCAAGACGAGCTCGGAGCTGGTCGCCTGTCCGCGCGGCGCCTTCGGTCTGCGCGTGCCGTTGACATCGGAGGCGACGGAAAACGCGCCGGTGTTCAACGTCAATCTGTTCGACACCTGCAGCGCCTATCCGGCGGCGCCGCTCGACGTGGCGAAAAGCTTCACGGTCGATGTCGCGCGGCTGGCCCGGCATTACGGGCTGGCGCACGAAGCCAGGGCGTTGCGCTCGCATTTCAACGTCACCACACATGGCGAGCTGGTGATCTCGGCGCGCTGCATCGCCGCAGCCAAGGACAAGACGATCAAGCCGATCGTCGTCGCCAGCTTCCCGCTGCCCGACCCCAAAACCGCGCCGACGCAGTTCAGCTTCTCGGGTACATTGCCGGCAATGGCAGGAGACGAGGATCTATGCTTCCAGTTCACTTCGCCGCTCTCGGATCCCTTCTACGCGGTCGAGCGGGCAACGCTGCGCGAGTCCGCCAAGTGA
- a CDS encoding GntR family transcriptional regulator encodes MAFSDQVGRFREDNPSPLYLQLQQLIRDAISSEVLTPGNAIPPERDLAVEYEVARITVRKAIVGLVEEGLLTRRRGAGTFVTGRVEKSFSKLSSFTEDMAARGRKASSSWISRAPGQVNPEEAMMLGLSPGAPVLRFARIRFADDEAMALEFSTIAGYCLSSVDMVQDSLYGALEKAGNRPVRALQRLRAVPFGSEHAKMLGVDPGHPGLLIERRAFLRDGRPAEVTRSYYRGDAYDFVAELSDI; translated from the coding sequence ATGGCATTCTCGGATCAGGTCGGGCGTTTCCGCGAGGATAATCCATCTCCGCTCTATCTCCAGCTCCAGCAGCTCATCCGCGACGCGATCAGCTCCGAGGTTCTCACTCCCGGCAATGCGATCCCGCCTGAACGCGATCTCGCCGTCGAATATGAGGTGGCGCGGATCACGGTGCGCAAGGCGATCGTAGGACTGGTCGAGGAAGGCCTGCTCACACGGCGGCGCGGCGCCGGCACCTTCGTCACCGGCCGCGTCGAAAAGAGCTTCTCCAAGCTCTCCTCGTTTACCGAGGACATGGCGGCGCGCGGCCGCAAGGCGAGTAGCAGTTGGATCTCGCGCGCGCCCGGTCAGGTGAACCCGGAAGAGGCAATGATGCTGGGACTCTCCCCCGGCGCCCCGGTATTGCGCTTCGCGCGCATCCGGTTTGCCGATGACGAGGCGATGGCGCTCGAATTCTCGACGATCGCCGGTTACTGCCTCTCCTCGGTCGATATGGTCCAGGACTCGCTGTACGGCGCACTCGAAAAGGCCGGAAATCGTCCCGTCCGGGCGCTGCAGCGGCTCCGTGCAGTGCCCTTCGGCAGCGAGCATGCCAAGATGCTCGGGGTCGACCCCGGCCATCCCGGGCTCCTGATCGAACGGCGCGCCTTTCTGCGCGATGGCCGTCCCGCCGAAG